In the genome of Eggerthella sp. YY7918, one region contains:
- the murA gene encoding UDP-N-acetylglucosamine 1-carboxyvinyltransferase — protein MAEEIIIVQGNNTLSGEVAVSGAKNSALKLIAAAILGQGASSIHNVPLISDIEVMSEVLRRLGATVTRDGHTLTVDTSAVNNHETPYELVSKMRASISVLGPLVGRFGCARVAMPGGCQIGARKIDMHLVGLEALGVEFVIDHGFLEATTPNGLRGTHVVLDFPSVGATENLLMASVVADGRTIIENAACEPEIVDLVNMLVAMGAKVTGAGTSIIEVEGVSLDALHPCEHTTVGDRIEAGTFLAGGALTGGPVTVRGIDPSYLRVALMKLQAMGCEIECGKDWITVRRSGKLVPIDIQTLPHPGFPTDLQAQFMLLAACAEGMSVITENVFENRFMFASELMRMGADITIEDHHALVRGVERLQGADVSSTDLRAGAAIVLAGIVAEGETRVHTIGHIDRGYEDYVGKLVSLGADVVRTQINDTTTL, from the coding sequence ATGGCTGAAGAGATCATCATTGTGCAGGGCAACAACACGCTTTCGGGTGAAGTTGCCGTGTCGGGGGCGAAAAACTCCGCCCTCAAGCTTATTGCCGCAGCTATTTTGGGGCAAGGGGCATCGTCTATCCACAATGTTCCGCTCATTTCCGACATCGAGGTGATGTCGGAAGTGCTGCGTCGTTTGGGCGCCACGGTCACGCGCGACGGCCATACCCTGACGGTGGACACTTCCGCGGTCAACAACCATGAGACGCCCTATGAGCTGGTCTCTAAGATGCGTGCGAGCATATCGGTGCTCGGACCGCTGGTAGGGCGGTTTGGCTGCGCTCGTGTCGCTATGCCGGGCGGGTGCCAAATCGGTGCACGCAAGATCGACATGCACCTTGTGGGTCTTGAAGCTCTGGGCGTTGAATTCGTTATCGACCACGGGTTTTTGGAGGCTACGACGCCCAACGGGCTGCGCGGTACGCACGTCGTGTTGGATTTCCCGAGCGTGGGTGCGACGGAGAACCTGCTCATGGCATCGGTTGTGGCAGACGGCCGTACTATTATCGAAAATGCGGCCTGCGAACCCGAAATCGTCGATCTCGTGAACATGCTGGTTGCCATGGGTGCGAAGGTGACGGGTGCAGGAACGTCCATCATCGAGGTTGAGGGCGTTTCTCTTGACGCGCTTCATCCCTGCGAACACACAACGGTGGGCGATCGCATTGAGGCGGGCACGTTTCTTGCCGGCGGCGCGCTGACCGGGGGACCGGTGACGGTGCGCGGCATCGACCCCTCCTATCTTCGCGTGGCGCTTATGAAGCTGCAGGCGATGGGCTGCGAGATTGAATGCGGCAAGGATTGGATAACCGTACGCCGAAGCGGCAAGCTGGTACCCATTGATATTCAGACGCTGCCGCATCCCGGATTCCCCACCGATTTGCAGGCGCAGTTCATGCTGCTTGCAGCGTGCGCTGAGGGGATGTCGGTCATCACTGAGAACGTGTTTGAAAATCGGTTCATGTTTGCGAGCGAGCTGATGCGCATGGGCGCCGATATTACCATCGAAGATCACCATGCGCTTGTGCGTGGCGTCGAGCGTTTGCAGGGCGCCGATGTTTCTTCGACCGACTTGCGCGCCGGTGCGGCTATCGTATTGGCGGGCATTGTCGCCGAGGGCGAGACGCGCGTGCACACCATCGGCCACATCGACCGCGGCTACGAGGATTACGTGGGCAAGCTTGTTTCGCTTGGCGCCGATGTCGTGCGTACCCAAATTAACGATACAACGACGCTCTAG
- a CDS encoding UDP-N-acetylmuramoylalanyl-D-glutamate--2,6-diaminopimelate ligase, giving the protein MKQKEREFMGRGITCPSCGTVDLDVCRYDAMMVLRSDLALFTLHCPQCGTVVSGLHSIPLQLRDEVRFAAIEVGAGMGRE; this is encoded by the coding sequence GTGAAGCAGAAGGAGCGTGAGTTCATGGGGCGCGGCATAACATGTCCATCGTGTGGAACGGTCGATCTGGATGTGTGCCGCTATGATGCCATGATGGTCTTGCGTTCCGATCTCGCTTTATTTACCCTTCATTGTCCTCAGTGCGGCACCGTTGTCTCGGGCTTGCACTCCATTCCGCTTCAGTTGCGAGACGAAGTTCGCTTCGCCGCCATCGAAGTGGGTGCAGGCATGGGTCGAGAATAG
- the rpmE gene encoding 50S ribosomal protein L31: protein MKQDIHPEYMECTVKCSCGNTFTTRSTKPELKIDICNVCHPFYTGQQRFVDTGGRVQRFADKFGSAKETVAEREARRKAERAAAVAAAEAKKAAEREAKAAEKAKRAEEYAKKAEAEAKKAAEREAAAAEAAPEVSAEDAAALDALVEEAPAAEATEAPAEEKAAE from the coding sequence ATGAAACAAGATATTCATCCGGAGTACATGGAATGCACGGTTAAGTGCAGCTGCGGGAACACGTTCACGACGCGTTCCACGAAGCCTGAGCTGAAGATCGACATCTGCAACGTGTGCCATCCGTTCTATACCGGTCAGCAGCGCTTTGTTGACACCGGTGGACGTGTGCAGCGCTTTGCCGACAAGTTCGGTAGCGCTAAAGAGACGGTTGCCGAGCGCGAGGCTCGCCGTAAGGCAGAGCGCGCCGCTGCGGTTGCTGCGGCCGAGGCCAAGAAAGCTGCCGAGCGCGAAGCAAAGGCTGCCGAGAAGGCTAAGCGTGCTGAGGAGTACGCGAAGAAGGCCGAGGCTGAGGCCAAGAAGGCTGCCGAGCGCGAAGCCGCGGCTGCCGAAGCTGCCCCCGAGGTGTCGGCCGAGGATGCTGCTGCCCTCGATGCTCTCGTTGAGGAGGCCCCTGCTGCCGAGGCGACGGAAGCTCCCGCCGAGGAGAAGGCCGCTGAATAG
- the lgt gene encoding prolipoprotein diacylglyceryl transferase: MLNDIYQSIDPVAFAIGPFSVRWYGIAYVLGFVCAALVIWRVARRWRVRVGVDELMTIMICVILGVIIGGRLGYVLFYGDYDYLHDPLEILATNHGGMSFHGGLVGALLAGIVAARLTHIPYLTLADLGCIGAPLGLLFGRCANFVNGELWGAPTDAPWGVVFGGAAGMMPRHPSQLYEALLEGVVLFAVLFLLSRRRPPRPQGTFLGLFLVLYGCFRFLMEFVREPDVQLGYLWGGWLTMGQLLSVPLILVGIGVLVYAVVMKKPQQGLPELQQVE; encoded by the coding sequence ATGCTTAATGATATCTATCAAAGTATCGACCCGGTTGCGTTTGCTATCGGGCCGTTTTCGGTACGCTGGTATGGAATTGCCTACGTGCTTGGGTTTGTGTGCGCGGCACTTGTCATCTGGCGGGTTGCCCGTCGATGGCGGGTGCGTGTGGGCGTCGACGAGCTTATGACCATTATGATATGCGTCATCTTGGGCGTCATCATAGGCGGGCGTCTGGGCTACGTTTTGTTCTACGGTGATTACGACTATTTGCATGATCCGCTTGAAATATTAGCCACCAACCATGGCGGCATGAGCTTTCACGGAGGGCTTGTCGGGGCCCTTTTGGCGGGTATCGTCGCTGCGCGTCTGACTCATATTCCGTATTTAACGCTGGCTGATCTGGGGTGTATTGGCGCTCCGCTGGGCCTTCTGTTTGGACGTTGCGCCAACTTCGTCAATGGCGAGCTGTGGGGTGCGCCGACCGATGCTCCGTGGGGGGTCGTGTTTGGCGGTGCGGCAGGCATGATGCCGCGGCATCCCTCGCAGCTCTACGAAGCTTTGCTTGAAGGCGTGGTGCTTTTTGCGGTGCTCTTTTTGCTGTCGCGCCGCCGTCCTCCGCGTCCTCAAGGAACGTTTTTGGGGTTGTTTCTTGTTCTGTACGGCTGCTTCCGCTTCCTTATGGAATTCGTACGCGAGCCCGATGTGCAACTGGGCTATTTGTGGGGCGGATGGTTAACCATGGGACAGCTTTTGAGCGTGCCGCTTATTCTGGTAGGAATCGGCGTGCTTGTTTATGCTGTTGTCATGAAAAAGCCTCAGCAAGGACTACCGGAATTGCAACAAGTTGAGTAA
- a CDS encoding DUF1269 domain-containing protein gives MSTLVVLGYPSEEAAKSAYQKILDLDKDLIVSLQSVAVVARRSDGKYDVVTPGSKVGTSTVWGLFWGVLFGLLFFVPLVGAALGAGIGALTGAIVKRGVDKDFQERVRTLLDADDSAAVFMVVDEMTTDKFVEALKPFGGDVLQTSLSFKDEEELKHALFKS, from the coding sequence ATGAGTACTCTCGTTGTGCTTGGATACCCAAGCGAAGAGGCGGCAAAGTCCGCCTACCAGAAGATCCTTGATTTGGATAAAGATTTGATTGTGAGCTTGCAGTCGGTTGCGGTGGTGGCGCGACGTTCCGACGGAAAATACGACGTTGTCACTCCGGGTTCCAAGGTTGGTACTTCGACTGTGTGGGGCTTGTTCTGGGGCGTTTTGTTCGGCTTGCTGTTTTTCGTTCCTCTTGTCGGTGCTGCTTTAGGTGCGGGCATCGGTGCGCTGACCGGCGCGATTGTGAAGCGCGGTGTCGATAAGGACTTTCAAGAGCGTGTGCGCACGCTGCTTGATGCCGACGACAGCGCGGCTGTATTCATGGTCGTTGACGAGATGACCACCGACAAGTTTGTCGAGGCTCTCAAGCCGTTCGGCGGCGATGTGCTGCAAACCTCGCTCTCGTTTAAGGACGAAGAAGAGCTCAAGCACGCACTGTTCAAGAGCTAG
- the rhaD gene encoding rhamnulose-1-phosphate aldolase, translated as MGFFDSAQEVLDKGVSAAKGAVSGVAVEQQAFAKGFVRLCSDGWSQGWHERNGGNLTYRLTPEEVSSCRSFFYDNPSSWVIMDVRAENLRSEFFLVTGAGVHLRNVALDPDVATGIIEINAAGDAWRIVWGFKNGGVPTSEFPSHFAIHSVRKEITGGQDRVLYHAHPASIIALTHILPPEARTFTRALWTSFAESMIAFPQGVGVLPWMAAGGVEIAQATAEALRQFDACVWAHHGVFAPGTTFDAAFGLVDTMEKAARIHLDARAALGGSAAFPHVIPDEGLRAIAATYGLPVNEAFLA; from the coding sequence ATGGGATTCTTCGATAGTGCTCAAGAAGTGCTCGACAAGGGCGTATCTGCTGCCAAAGGCGCCGTTTCGGGAGTGGCCGTTGAGCAGCAGGCGTTTGCGAAGGGGTTTGTGCGTTTGTGCAGCGACGGCTGGTCGCAGGGATGGCACGAGCGCAACGGCGGTAACCTTACCTATCGTTTGACGCCGGAAGAGGTGTCGTCGTGCCGCTCGTTTTTCTACGATAACCCCAGTTCGTGGGTGATCATGGACGTGCGTGCGGAAAACCTGCGCAGCGAGTTTTTCCTGGTGACAGGCGCGGGCGTGCATTTACGCAACGTTGCGCTTGACCCGGATGTGGCCACAGGCATTATCGAGATCAACGCAGCGGGAGACGCTTGGCGTATTGTTTGGGGCTTCAAAAATGGCGGTGTGCCCACAAGCGAGTTTCCCAGCCATTTTGCCATTCATTCCGTGCGCAAGGAGATAACGGGCGGTCAGGACCGCGTGCTCTACCACGCGCATCCGGCCAGCATCATTGCGCTCACGCATATTCTGCCACCTGAAGCGCGCACGTTTACCCGCGCGCTGTGGACATCGTTTGCCGAGAGCATGATCGCGTTTCCTCAGGGTGTCGGGGTTCTGCCCTGGATGGCGGCAGGCGGCGTTGAGATTGCTCAAGCAACGGCCGAAGCACTGCGGCAGTTCGATGCGTGCGTATGGGCGCATCATGGCGTTTTTGCGCCGGGTACCACCTTCGATGCGGCGTTTGGGTTGGTTGACACCATGGAAAAAGCGGCGCGCATCCACCTTGATGCCCGTGCTGCGCTGGGCGGCAGCGCTGCTTTTCCCCATGTTATTCCCGACGAAGGTCTGCGCGCCATTGCTGCCACATACGGCCTGCCGGTAAACGAGGCATTTTTGGCATAG
- a CDS encoding flavin reductase yields MIDSTAFHSLSYGLYIIGAQAGDKRAGCVVNTFQQVTSSPLQVSVALNKENATTAVIQEAGRFTASCLSEDATMELIGTFGFHCSADRDKFAECAFNCDEAGVPYVADQCAARFSARVVQTLDVGSHILFVGEVEEAERVCDGQPMTYAYYHQVKGGKTPPKASSYLPDEAKAAPAPTEDADAPKPKYAWRCTVCGHMEYVDELPDDFICPVCGVGKDMFERVEV; encoded by the coding sequence ATGATCGATAGTACGGCGTTTCACAGTTTGAGTTATGGGCTCTATATCATCGGAGCGCAGGCGGGCGATAAACGTGCTGGATGCGTGGTGAATACGTTTCAGCAGGTGACTTCGTCGCCGTTGCAGGTAAGCGTGGCGCTTAATAAAGAGAACGCCACGACCGCCGTCATTCAAGAAGCGGGACGTTTTACGGCTTCGTGTCTGTCTGAGGATGCCACGATGGAGCTGATCGGGACGTTCGGTTTTCATTGCAGCGCCGATCGCGACAAGTTCGCCGAGTGCGCCTTCAACTGTGATGAGGCGGGTGTTCCCTATGTGGCCGATCAGTGCGCTGCGCGTTTCTCTGCTCGCGTGGTGCAAACGCTTGATGTGGGTTCGCACATTCTGTTTGTGGGCGAGGTGGAAGAGGCGGAGCGCGTCTGCGACGGCCAGCCGATGACCTACGCTTACTATCACCAGGTCAAGGGCGGGAAAACGCCGCCGAAGGCTTCGAGCTATCTGCCCGACGAAGCAAAAGCCGCGCCCGCGCCGACCGAAGATGCCGACGCTCCCAAGCCGAAGTACGCATGGCGTTGCACGGTGTGCGGCCATATGGAGTACGTCGATGAACTGCCGGACGATTTCATCTGCCCCGTGTGCGGCGTGGGTAAGGATATGTTTGAGCGCGTGGAAGTGTAA
- a CDS encoding desulfoferrodoxin family protein — MELKFYKCAHCGSIAVKPFDSGVPLVCCGEPMTELVANTTDAAVEKHVPAVTVDGANVHVQVGSTAHPMTPEHYITFICLQTKKGYQIAELSPEAEPVADFAVAAGDEPVRVYEYCNLHGLWVAQL, encoded by the coding sequence ATGGAGCTTAAATTTTATAAGTGCGCGCATTGTGGCAGCATTGCAGTTAAGCCGTTCGATTCGGGCGTACCGCTGGTGTGCTGCGGCGAGCCGATGACCGAGCTGGTTGCCAATACCACCGACGCAGCGGTTGAAAAGCATGTGCCCGCCGTGACGGTGGATGGAGCGAACGTTCATGTGCAGGTGGGCAGCACGGCTCATCCCATGACACCCGAGCACTACATCACGTTTATCTGCCTGCAGACGAAGAAGGGCTACCAGATTGCCGAGCTTTCTCCTGAGGCAGAACCTGTGGCCGATTTTGCGGTAGCGGCGGGCGACGAGCCGGTTCGTGTGTACGAGTATTGCAATCTGCATGGGTTGTGGGTTGCACAGCTGTAG
- the yihA gene encoding ribosome biogenesis GTP-binding protein YihA/YsxC produces the protein MNFQNVTFERSFGISSQLPPSTVPEIAFAGRSNVGKSSLLNKLFNRKGLAKVSQTPGKTATINFFAVDGARLVDLPGYGYAQVAKSEKHRWSELIEGYFNQDRNFALVVSLVDIRHAASDLDENMIGFLQEAGLPFAVALTKADKLSRQQQMKQKAALVKQLDLDADTPLVVCSSANGTGIDELRALIKSAAL, from the coding sequence ATGAACTTCCAAAACGTGACCTTCGAGCGTTCGTTTGGCATCTCGTCGCAGCTGCCGCCTTCCACCGTACCGGAAATCGCCTTCGCCGGCCGCTCCAACGTGGGCAAGTCGTCGCTTTTGAACAAGCTGTTTAACCGCAAGGGTCTGGCCAAGGTATCGCAAACGCCGGGCAAGACCGCCACCATCAACTTCTTTGCGGTCGACGGAGCGCGCCTGGTCGACCTTCCTGGCTACGGCTACGCGCAGGTGGCGAAGTCGGAAAAGCATCGCTGGTCGGAGCTGATTGAGGGATATTTCAACCAGGACCGCAATTTCGCGCTGGTGGTGTCGCTTGTGGACATACGCCATGCCGCGTCCGACCTCGACGAGAACATGATCGGCTTTCTTCAGGAAGCCGGCCTTCCCTTTGCCGTCGCCCTCACAAAGGCCGACAAGCTCAGCCGCCAGCAGCAGATGAAGCAAAAGGCTGCCCTTGTAAAGCAGCTGGACCTTGATGCCGACACGCCGCTTGTCGTTTGCTCCTCTGCAAATGGCACCGGCATTGACGAGCTGCGCGCGCTTATCAAAAGCGCCGCGCTTTAA
- the rpsB gene encoding 30S ribosomal protein S2 gives MTKVSIKTLLDAGSHFGHQTRRWNPKMKPYIFGSRGDIYIIDLKQTLVGLDQAYTFVSELAKKGGTVLFVGTKKQAQEAVADAANKCGMPYVNARWLGGMLTNFVTIRSRVTRMEELEAMEADGRMAVLPKKEQILLRKELGKLQTNLNGIRNMKRTPDAVFVIDTNREAIAIHEARRLNIPVVGTLDTNCDPDDVEYGIPANDDAIRSVRLLADFIADAVIAGVGVPVTVAEMAAPAEGEAVAVEAEVAPAAESAEAAAPEAAETAAPAAE, from the coding sequence ATGACGAAAGTCAGCATCAAGACGCTGCTTGACGCAGGCAGCCACTTCGGCCATCAGACGCGCCGTTGGAACCCCAAGATGAAGCCGTACATCTTCGGCAGCCGCGGGGACATCTACATCATCGACCTTAAGCAGACGCTCGTGGGCCTGGACCAGGCGTACACGTTCGTGTCTGAGCTGGCCAAGAAGGGCGGCACCGTGCTGTTCGTCGGCACGAAGAAGCAGGCTCAGGAGGCCGTGGCCGACGCCGCTAACAAGTGCGGCATGCCGTACGTGAACGCTCGCTGGCTTGGCGGTATGCTGACGAACTTCGTCACCATCCGTTCTCGCGTGACCCGCATGGAAGAGCTCGAGGCAATGGAAGCCGACGGTCGTATGGCTGTGCTGCCGAAGAAGGAGCAGATCCTGCTTCGCAAGGAGCTCGGCAAGCTGCAGACCAACCTCAACGGCATCCGCAACATGAAGCGTACGCCCGACGCCGTGTTCGTGATCGACACGAACCGCGAGGCTATTGCCATCCACGAAGCTCGTCGTCTGAATATTCCTGTGGTCGGCACGCTTGACACGAACTGCGATCCGGACGATGTCGAGTATGGCATTCCCGCCAACGACGACGCTATCCGCTCGGTGCGCCTGCTGGCCGACTTCATCGCCGATGCCGTTATCGCGGGCGTGGGCGTGCCGGTGACCGTCGCCGAGATGGCTGCTCCGGCTGAAGGCGAAGCGGTTGCTGTCGAGGCTGAGGTCGCTCCCGCTGCCGAAAGTGCCGAGGCTGCTGCTCCCGAAGCTGCCGAGACCGCTGCTCCGGCTGCAGAATAG
- a CDS encoding NAD(+)/NADH kinase produces MRVLAVVNRANPEAIDASLLLGAYCMSQGIDYDLVDSTKLPACVSLEDTVLDEHLEQPLDLAVVLGGDGTILRTARYVSRVEAPILGINFGHLGFLANASDAGVVAIVAAALSGDVVAEARTNLRVEVVCEGDEDFDEEPADDDALSSKGARSFFALNEVAVARGASGRIVDFSIEISGDRVASMRGDGVVVSTATGSTAYALSAGGPLVAPGYRGLVVVPLAPHTLQSRALVTEQHDIVEIGLASNDSRSETTIFVDGEALALDAPVERIIVRRGERPTRLLRYQQESFYAQASRVFFNS; encoded by the coding sequence ATGAGAGTGCTTGCGGTAGTCAACAGGGCGAACCCTGAGGCGATCGATGCGTCTCTTCTGCTTGGCGCGTACTGCATGTCTCAGGGTATCGACTACGACCTTGTTGATTCCACGAAGCTTCCGGCGTGCGTCAGCCTGGAAGACACAGTGTTGGACGAGCATTTGGAGCAGCCCCTCGATTTAGCTGTGGTCCTTGGCGGCGACGGCACCATTTTGCGTACAGCGCGCTACGTGTCGCGTGTCGAGGCGCCTATCCTCGGTATCAATTTCGGGCATCTCGGCTTTTTGGCCAATGCGAGCGACGCGGGTGTGGTGGCCATTGTCGCCGCAGCTCTTTCGGGTGACGTGGTGGCTGAGGCGCGCACGAACCTGCGTGTTGAAGTGGTGTGCGAAGGCGACGAGGATTTTGATGAAGAGCCGGCAGACGATGACGCACTGTCGTCGAAGGGCGCACGGTCGTTTTTCGCGCTCAACGAGGTGGCGGTTGCTCGGGGAGCCTCGGGGCGTATCGTCGACTTTTCCATTGAGATTTCAGGTGACCGAGTGGCCTCGATGCGGGGCGACGGGGTGGTGGTGTCGACGGCAACCGGATCGACCGCCTACGCTCTTTCGGCGGGCGGGCCGCTTGTTGCGCCGGGATATCGAGGGCTTGTGGTGGTTCCGCTTGCGCCTCACACCTTGCAATCGCGCGCTTTGGTGACCGAGCAGCACGATATTGTTGAGATTGGGCTTGCGAGCAACGATAGCCGAAGCGAAACGACCATCTTTGTCGATGGCGAGGCGCTTGCGCTTGACGCGCCCGTAGAGCGCATCATCGTGCGGCGAGGAGAGCGCCCGACCAGGCTTTTGCGCTATCAGCAGGAAAGCTTCTACGCGCAGGCGTCGCGCGTGTTCTTCAATTCGTAA
- the tsf gene encoding translation elongation factor Ts, with translation MADITASMVKELREMTGAGMMECKKALTEAEGDMDKAVDVLRTRGLAAVAKKAGRATNEGTAMAIVSADGKAGAVIELNCETDFVGMNDTFKAYAEKIAQAALAAKPADLEALMAADAEGETVEAVVTDAIHTLGENIQLSRFAVVEGGAVSSYIHGGGKIGVLVQFDVEGIDPTSDDFKVYGRDIAMQVAAAAPVAANRDAVDPAVVEHEKSIYMAQAAESGKPEAIQEKMATGRLEKFFKENTLTEQAFVKNPDQSVQQYTDEVAKNLGGTIAIADFKRFVLGE, from the coding sequence ATGGCTGACATCACTGCTTCCATGGTTAAGGAACTTCGTGAGATGACAGGGGCCGGCATGATGGAGTGCAAGAAGGCACTCACTGAGGCCGAGGGCGATATGGACAAGGCCGTCGACGTCCTGCGTACCCGCGGACTTGCCGCCGTTGCCAAGAAGGCCGGTCGTGCTACCAACGAAGGTACGGCTATGGCTATCGTTTCCGCTGATGGCAAGGCCGGTGCGGTTATCGAGCTGAACTGCGAGACCGACTTTGTGGGCATGAACGACACGTTTAAGGCCTATGCGGAGAAAATTGCTCAGGCTGCGCTTGCTGCCAAGCCTGCCGATCTTGAGGCTTTGATGGCCGCCGATGCCGAGGGCGAGACGGTCGAGGCCGTTGTGACCGACGCTATCCACACGCTTGGCGAGAACATCCAGCTGTCCCGCTTTGCGGTTGTCGAGGGCGGCGCGGTGTCGTCCTACATTCATGGTGGCGGCAAGATTGGCGTGCTCGTGCAGTTCGACGTTGAGGGTATTGACCCCACTTCCGACGACTTCAAGGTATACGGTCGCGACATCGCCATGCAGGTGGCTGCCGCAGCTCCCGTTGCTGCCAACCGCGACGCGGTTGATCCGGCGGTTGTCGAGCATGAGAAGTCCATCTACATGGCGCAGGCTGCCGAGTCCGGCAAGCCCGAGGCCATTCAGGAGAAGATGGCCACGGGTCGTCTGGAGAAGTTCTTCAAGGAGAACACCCTTACCGAGCAGGCATTCGTGAAGAACCCCGACCAGAGTGTCCAGCAGTACACCGACGAGGTCGCAAAGAACCTCGGCGGCACCATCGCTATCGCTGATTTCAAGCGTTTCGTTTTGGGCGAATAA
- a CDS encoding NifU family protein — translation MVDKNDVSAVLDLIRPSLQADGGDVRLVDVDENGVVSVELQGACKGCPMSQMTLANGVERILKERVPGVTKVVPAEL, via the coding sequence ATGGTAGATAAAAACGACGTTTCCGCAGTTCTCGATCTTATCCGTCCCAGCTTGCAGGCCGATGGCGGCGACGTGAGGCTCGTCGACGTGGACGAGAACGGTGTGGTGTCGGTTGAACTTCAGGGGGCGTGCAAGGGCTGCCCCATGTCGCAGATGACGCTTGCGAACGGCGTCGAGCGTATTTTGAAGGAGCGCGTGCCGGGTGTTACGAAGGTTGTTCCCGCCGAGCTGTAA
- a CDS encoding LCP family protein: MGFSSARKSKRAARGFVDTIVPETASGESGSQYSKRVSRREFTQAIQRRARLRRIIVVVVCCVAVAVIAACAGIFAFLGSIDAKLSLKDSDAASALVAPKESGTFFTVVAADLDPEGVANAIAGPDAICLVRVDTQTRAATIVSIPANTQVTLKDGNMHQLREAATQEGDAALVRAVSGLMSVDISHYVKVDAAGIVRLVDSLGGVEVDVAEEVDDPTAGDVYVPAGVQNLDGAAALTLARASNFTDGAEVQAENQRKLLTQVSLRMLGNDTLGFLMGLDGMGDTFQTDMAVADAVALSDALRTMSADSVFGAMLPGYDLIKNDVMYYATSSDEIAAMMELVQAGENPVSQGSVETVDPSSFTITVRNGSGVTGGAAQIAEVLQGKGFKVTETGNTDSFAYNETLVVYKDDAFLPAAQTVVSALEAGRTVAGGDFYTFETDVLVILGQDWKPIA; this comes from the coding sequence GTGGGATTTTCAAGCGCTCGGAAGTCGAAGCGGGCGGCTCGTGGGTTTGTTGACACCATCGTTCCGGAAACAGCCTCGGGTGAGAGCGGATCGCAGTATTCGAAACGCGTGAGCCGTCGGGAATTTACCCAGGCGATACAGCGGCGCGCGCGTCTGCGTCGGATTATCGTTGTAGTCGTGTGCTGTGTGGCGGTTGCCGTCATTGCCGCCTGTGCCGGTATCTTCGCCTTCCTGGGGTCGATCGATGCCAAGCTGAGTTTGAAAGATTCAGATGCCGCTTCGGCTCTGGTTGCGCCAAAGGAATCGGGAACGTTTTTTACGGTGGTCGCTGCCGATTTAGATCCCGAGGGTGTTGCAAACGCGATCGCGGGGCCCGATGCGATCTGCCTTGTCCGCGTCGATACGCAGACGCGCGCGGCTACCATCGTTTCGATTCCTGCAAACACGCAGGTTACGCTTAAAGACGGCAACATGCACCAGCTGCGCGAAGCGGCGACGCAGGAGGGGGATGCGGCGCTTGTGCGCGCGGTTTCCGGCCTGATGAGTGTCGATATCTCCCATTACGTTAAAGTGGATGCGGCCGGCATAGTGCGGCTGGTTGATTCCCTTGGCGGTGTGGAGGTCGACGTGGCCGAAGAGGTGGACGATCCGACGGCGGGCGATGTGTATGTGCCGGCGGGGGTTCAGAACCTCGATGGCGCAGCGGCGCTCACACTTGCGCGGGCGAGCAACTTTACCGACGGAGCCGAGGTTCAGGCAGAAAATCAGCGCAAACTTCTGACGCAGGTTTCCTTGCGTATGCTCGGCAACGATACGCTGGGCTTTTTGATGGGCCTTGACGGGATGGGCGATACCTTCCAAACGGATATGGCTGTCGCCGACGCCGTCGCGCTGTCTGACGCGCTGCGCACCATGAGTGCCGATTCGGTATTCGGAGCGATGCTTCCCGGCTATGATCTCATCAAAAACGACGTGATGTATTACGCCACATCGTCCGATGAGATTGCCGCGATGATGGAGCTTGTCCAAGCTGGCGAAAACCCCGTGAGCCAAGGAAGCGTTGAAACCGTGGATCCCTCCAGCTTCACGATAACCGTACGCAACGGCTCGGGAGTGACGGGTGGTGCGGCGCAGATTGCCGAGGTGCTGCAGGGCAAGGGCTTCAAGGTGACGGAAACGGGCAATACTGATTCGTTTGCCTATAACGAAACGCTGGTGGTGTACAAAGACGATGCATTTCTACCGGCTGCGCAAACCGTTGTCAGTGCGCTTGAGGCGGGGCGTACCGTCGCGGGTGGAGATTTCTACACGTTTGAAACCGATGTGTTGGTAATTTTGGGTCAGGATTGGAAGCCTATCGCCTAG